The following proteins are encoded in a genomic region of Leptolyngbyaceae cyanobacterium:
- a CDS encoding efflux RND transporter permease subunit, whose protein sequence is MFTHFFIKRPVFASVCSILIILVGVVGYFRLPVQEYPSIDPPVVSVTTVYPGASPEVVETEISEILESELNGVEGIKTLTSQSRESVSTITVQFELNRDLESAAQDVRDRVSRVTGRLPDEAEAPVVSKQSGDSSPIVWFALYGENFSTLQLSDYADKFVVDALETVPGVSSVIIGGERRYAMRIWLDPQQMAARNLTVLDVEQALRQENVEIPSGIVEGETSEYSVRTLGRLRTPPEYEALVIKRNEDGTQVTLKNIGRAEVGAESDRSFVRFNSLPAVGLGVVKLSNANTLDVAKGAKAKMEELSRNFPNGMKYKEAYDSSAFVELAIEEVWVSLYLSIGLVVLVIFFFLRDWRATLIPSVTIPISLIGAFGLMFFMGFSINTLTLFALTLSTGLVVDDTIVVLENIVRYIEEKRMAPFPATYAAVTEVVFAVIATTVVLIAVFVPVAFASGTTGRLFNEFALTIAGAVVFSSIAALTLAPPMSARLLKAPSPEKRQGTPEQGAGGTGRGIKDSPRRRFGLSSLLAPIYWLLDLFEWILDRMLASYRWSLKLLMNLKLVVILVFFLSLGVTGWLFQQLPVGFLPVEDRGAILTILRGPQGVTLNYTDKVMQQVENVFSQTPTVATYFAIGSFGGGAGVGQVNEGIAFARLKPWEERPNPNQSQQSTIGQLFGKFFAITEALVIPINPPALPGAGFGQPVQFVLQGNNLQALAEASDNLAKASRGLPQLVNVDTDLRLNKPELTLTVNREQAANLGVSLRDISRTLQILLGGQEITSFNVENRRYEVVVQADDKFRSSPDNIREFYVRSNQGQMIPLTNLVTVTPSTTPPGINHFNRSRSATISGSPAPGYSLGQALDALENLARQQLPADIRTAWSGESLELKEAGQSTIYVFGLALAFIFLVLAAQFESYIDPLVILLAVPLSLLGAFGALLLRGLDLNVYSQIGLIMLIGLVTKNSILIVEFANQRREEGLSITKAALEAGLVRFRPILMTAFSTIFGLVPLAIATGAGAASRVSLGMTVLGGMLISTVLSLYVVPVFYVIATSAQVRLMGKAKERVSG, encoded by the coding sequence ATGTTTACTCACTTCTTCATTAAGCGACCGGTATTTGCTTCGGTTTGTTCCATATTAATTATTTTGGTGGGGGTAGTAGGTTACTTCCGGTTACCAGTGCAGGAATATCCCAGCATTGACCCACCTGTAGTCAGCGTTACTACCGTTTATCCAGGTGCAAGTCCAGAAGTAGTAGAAACAGAAATCAGCGAAATTCTCGAATCAGAACTAAACGGTGTAGAAGGAATCAAAACGCTCACTTCCCAAAGTCGAGAATCTGTTAGTACGATCACCGTTCAATTCGAGCTTAATCGGGATTTAGAATCGGCGGCGCAAGACGTGCGCGATCGCGTTTCCCGCGTGACAGGTCGATTACCAGATGAGGCGGAAGCACCTGTAGTGAGCAAACAATCAGGTGATTCTAGTCCGATCGTATGGTTTGCTCTTTACGGCGAAAACTTTTCCACTCTCCAGTTAAGCGACTACGCCGACAAATTTGTAGTTGATGCCCTAGAAACAGTACCGGGAGTCAGCAGCGTAATCATTGGTGGCGAACGTCGTTATGCCATGCGGATTTGGTTAGACCCCCAACAGATGGCGGCGAGAAACCTCACGGTTTTGGATGTGGAACAAGCACTGCGCCAGGAAAACGTAGAGATTCCCAGCGGAATTGTTGAAGGAGAAACATCTGAATATTCGGTACGCACTTTAGGAAGACTTCGCACCCCGCCAGAGTATGAAGCCTTAGTGATTAAACGCAACGAAGATGGCACTCAAGTTACTCTGAAAAATATCGGCAGAGCAGAAGTTGGTGCCGAGAGCGATCGATCTTTCGTGCGGTTTAACAGTCTACCAGCAGTTGGTTTAGGGGTAGTCAAACTCTCTAACGCCAATACCCTGGATGTTGCCAAAGGTGCGAAAGCCAAAATGGAAGAACTATCCCGGAATTTTCCCAACGGGATGAAATACAAGGAAGCTTATGATAGTTCTGCGTTTGTGGAATTAGCCATTGAAGAAGTTTGGGTAAGCCTTTATCTATCAATTGGTTTGGTAGTTTTAGTTATCTTCTTTTTCTTAAGAGATTGGCGTGCGACTCTCATCCCATCCGTCACCATTCCCATTTCCCTGATCGGGGCATTTGGGTTGATGTTTTTCATGGGATTTTCGATTAATACTCTGACGTTGTTTGCCCTTACCTTATCCACGGGTTTGGTAGTAGATGACACGATCGTAGTATTGGAAAATATCGTTCGCTATATCGAAGAAAAGCGAATGGCTCCTTTTCCGGCTACTTATGCCGCCGTGACAGAAGTGGTGTTTGCAGTAATTGCTACTACTGTCGTGTTAATTGCGGTGTTCGTACCGGTTGCTTTTGCCAGCGGTACGACGGGTCGCTTGTTCAATGAATTTGCTTTAACCATTGCTGGAGCAGTGGTATTTTCTTCTATAGCGGCGCTTACTTTGGCTCCTCCGATGTCGGCAAGATTGCTTAAAGCACCCTCGCCAGAGAAGAGGCAGGGGACTCCGGAGCAGGGGGCAGGGGGAACAGGAAGAGGAATTAAAGATTCACCCCGTCGCCGATTCGGGTTGTCTTCGCTGTTAGCGCCTATTTACTGGCTATTAGATTTATTTGAGTGGATCTTAGACCGGATGCTGGCCAGTTATCGTTGGTCGCTCAAGCTTTTGATGAATCTAAAACTAGTAGTTATATTGGTTTTTTTCCTGTCTTTGGGGGTGACTGGTTGGTTATTCCAACAGTTACCAGTAGGATTTTTGCCAGTGGAAGACCGAGGTGCAATTTTAACCATTTTGAGAGGCCCGCAAGGGGTAACGCTCAATTACACCGACAAGGTGATGCAGCAGGTAGAAAATGTATTTAGCCAAACACCTACAGTGGCGACTTATTTTGCGATCGGATCTTTTGGTGGTGGCGCGGGAGTCGGACAAGTTAACGAAGGAATCGCCTTTGCTAGACTGAAGCCTTGGGAAGAACGGCCCAATCCCAATCAATCCCAACAATCCACAATCGGGCAACTATTTGGGAAATTTTTTGCGATTACGGAAGCTTTGGTTATTCCCATCAATCCACCTGCTTTACCTGGGGCTGGTTTCGGTCAACCAGTACAGTTCGTGTTGCAAGGAAATAATTTGCAGGCTTTGGCAGAAGCCTCAGACAATTTAGCCAAAGCAAGCCGAGGATTGCCGCAACTGGTGAATGTAGATACGGATTTGAGATTGAATAAACCGGAGTTAACTCTCACGGTTAACCGTGAGCAAGCGGCTAATTTAGGTGTTTCATTGCGAGATATTTCTCGAACGCTGCAAATCTTGTTAGGCGGACAAGAAATTACCAGTTTTAACGTAGAAAATCGCCGTTATGAAGTGGTGGTACAAGCGGATGATAAGTTCCGCAGCAGCCCCGATAATATTCGAGAATTTTACGTGCGATCGAATCAAGGACAAATGATTCCGTTAACTAATTTGGTAACGGTTACGCCTTCAACTACTCCTCCTGGGATCAATCATTTTAATCGATCGCGATCGGCTACGATTTCCGGTAGTCCGGCACCGGGATATAGTTTAGGTCAAGCTCTCGATGCTTTGGAAAATTTGGCACGGCAACAATTACCTGCCGATATCCGCACTGCATGGTCGGGGGAATCTCTGGAATTAAAAGAGGCAGGTCAATCAACGATTTACGTTTTTGGTTTGGCTTTAGCTTTTATTTTCCTAGTATTAGCTGCCCAGTTTGAAAGTTATATCGATCCGTTGGTGATTTTGTTGGCAGTTCCTCTATCTTTGTTGGGAGCTTTCGGTGCTTTGTTATTACGTGGTTTAGATTTGAATGTTTACAGCCAAATTGGTTTGATCATGTTGATTGGTTTGGTAACTAAAAATTCGATTTTAATCGTGGAATTTGCCAATCAACGGCGGGAAGAAGGACTTTCAATTACTAAGGCGGCTCTTGAGGCAGGTTTAGTTAGATTCCGACCTATTCTGATGACCGCATTTTCAACGATTTTCGGTTTAGTACCTTTGGCAATTGCTACTGGTGCTGGTGCGGCTAGTCGGGTTTCTTTGGGAATGACTGTCTTAGGCGGTATGCTAATTTCTACTGTCTTAAGCCTTTACGTGGTGCCGGTGTTTTATGTAATCGCCACTTCAGCACAAGTTCGGCTGATGGGTAAAGCAAAAGAGCGGGTGAGCGGATGA
- a CDS encoding TolC family protein, translating into MFRHLVVVSVSAALAELSVNIAANATPSFHVNNGSAEATQTTTVLTQPQHHLPSDRLDNDVADLAPKNANGHPPRYAIESLEKLNTSSFIKLPASLGHHGHSDRQVVVENGVKMPEKAKELAAADLPASLGHQARSNTSLSQDADLPISELVAEIAIDSRASNSATNSHSDRKTRESTTRESQQQSNNSAQNSSTPSTQAQALPLGNRIPIIQNRLYDTPVPSYLIPNPNPLLFPTRPEEVDIEINQPLTLEQALSLARRNNRDLQVALLQLEQARQRLREARAALYPNLDFQGQAQSTRQSPQIDNEDNNANFRVNGGLQLNYNVYTGGRRDAQIQAAEEQVRLNQLEVERLSEQTRLDITNAYYDVQQADEQVRISEGAVRAALQSLRDAQALEQAGLGTRFDTLRAQVQLANENQNLIRARGDQIINRRQLAQILSLPQDVDITAADPVEIAGLWQLSLEESIVQAFQNRAELQQQLAQRNISQQQRRFALGEQRPQVSLFANYTLEDVFNDGVGLSDVYSVGARVSWNLFDGGAARARAAQQETEAEIAETRFANLRNQIRFQVEQAYNNLLANLQNIQTASVALEQATEALRLARLRFQAGVGTQTEVIDAENELTRAEGNRVRAILDYNRALATLQRSISNLSPTNAAAR; encoded by the coding sequence ATGTTTCGTCATCTTGTGGTTGTGAGCGTGAGTGCTGCATTAGCGGAATTGAGTGTAAATATAGCTGCTAATGCTACCCCTAGTTTTCATGTAAATAATGGGTCGGCAGAAGCTACCCAAACTACTACCGTGCTGACTCAGCCTCAGCATCATTTACCCAGCGATCGGTTGGATAATGATGTAGCAGATTTAGCACCTAAAAATGCGAACGGGCATCCCCCTCGCTACGCGATCGAATCTTTGGAAAAATTAAACACGAGTTCTTTTATCAAGTTGCCAGCTAGTCTGGGCCATCACGGTCATAGCGATCGCCAGGTGGTAGTAGAGAATGGGGTGAAGATGCCAGAAAAAGCAAAAGAACTGGCTGCTGCCGATTTACCCGCTAGTCTGGGTCATCAAGCTCGTAGTAATACCTCGTTAAGTCAGGATGCGGATCTCCCAATTTCTGAGCTAGTGGCAGAAATTGCGATCGACTCTCGGGCAAGTAACTCAGCAACAAATAGTCATAGCGATCGAAAAACAAGAGAGTCCACAACGAGGGAAAGTCAACAACAGAGCAATAATTCGGCTCAAAATAGTTCGACTCCATCGACTCAGGCGCAAGCATTACCGTTGGGAAATCGCATTCCCATTATCCAGAATCGCTTGTACGATACGCCAGTACCGAGTTATCTCATCCCCAATCCCAATCCTTTACTATTTCCCACCCGTCCTGAAGAAGTAGACATTGAGATAAATCAACCGCTGACGCTCGAACAAGCTCTGTCACTGGCTCGACGCAATAATCGAGATTTGCAAGTAGCGCTTTTACAATTGGAACAAGCTCGTCAAAGGTTGCGAGAAGCACGAGCGGCTTTATATCCTAATTTAGATTTTCAAGGACAAGCTCAATCAACGCGACAAAGCCCGCAGATAGACAACGAAGATAATAATGCCAATTTTAGGGTAAATGGAGGATTGCAACTAAATTACAACGTTTATACTGGTGGCCGTCGGGATGCTCAAATACAAGCAGCAGAAGAACAGGTGCGGCTCAATCAATTAGAAGTCGAACGTTTGAGCGAACAAACTCGTCTCGATATTACCAATGCTTATTACGACGTACAACAAGCAGACGAGCAAGTGCGGATTTCGGAAGGTGCGGTGAGGGCTGCGCTCCAGAGTTTGCGAGATGCACAAGCATTGGAACAAGCTGGTTTGGGTACTAGATTCGATACTTTACGCGCTCAGGTGCAGCTAGCGAATGAAAACCAAAACTTGATTCGGGCGCGGGGAGATCAAATAATCAATCGACGGCAGTTAGCGCAAATATTGAGCTTACCTCAGGATGTCGATATTACTGCTGCCGATCCGGTAGAAATTGCTGGGCTTTGGCAACTTTCTTTGGAAGAGAGTATCGTTCAAGCTTTCCAAAATCGGGCGGAGTTGCAACAGCAGTTAGCGCAAAGGAATATTAGCCAGCAGCAAAGAAGATTCGCGTTGGGGGAACAAAGACCGCAAGTAAGTTTGTTTGCCAATTACACTTTAGAAGATGTGTTTAACGATGGTGTTGGGCTGAGTGATGTTTATTCTGTGGGAGCGCGGGTCAGCTGGAATCTGTTTGATGGAGGAGCAGCTAGAGCCAGAGCAGCCCAGCAAGAAACGGAAGCCGAGATCGCAGAAACTCGTTTTGCTAACCTTCGCAACCAAATTCGTTTCCAGGTGGAACAAGCTTATAACAACTTACTCGCCAACTTACAAAATATCCAAACTGCTTCTGTTGCTTTAGAACAAGCCACCGAAGCTTTACGTTTAGCACGGTTACGCTTCCAAGCTGGTGTGGGAACGCAAACAGAAGTGATCGATGCGGAAAACGAGTTGACTAGAGCCGAAGGTAACCGGGTGCGGGCGATTCTCGACTATAATCGGGCGCTGGCTACTTTGCAGAGGTCTATTAGTAATCTTTCACCCACTAATGCAGCTGCTCGCTAG
- a CDS encoding DUF3011 domain-containing protein codes for MANPFPLVFAAAALGLTIGAVFTVATPPVSAEQVITCESSNRQRNSCRADTRYGVRLLRQLSDTRCNGGNWGYDRNRIWVRNGCRAEFLVGSRSNDRYDRGGRYDRNDRYDRNDRYDRRDRNGRYNRSRW; via the coding sequence ATGGCTAACCCTTTTCCATTGGTTTTCGCTGCTGCTGCTCTTGGCTTGACGATCGGCGCGGTTTTTACGGTGGCTACCCCTCCAGTCAGTGCCGAGCAAGTGATAACTTGCGAAAGTAGTAATCGCCAGCGCAATAGTTGTCGGGCAGATACTAGATATGGAGTAAGGTTGCTCAGACAGCTATCTGACACCAGATGTAATGGTGGAAATTGGGGTTATGACAGAAATCGGATTTGGGTTAGAAATGGTTGTCGAGCCGAGTTCTTAGTTGGTAGCCGCAGTAACGATCGGTACGATCGGGGGGGTCGGTACGATCGTAACGATCGATACGATCGTAATGATAGATACGATCGTCGCGATCGAAACGGCAGGTATAACAGATCCAGATGGTGA
- a CDS encoding 2Fe-2S iron-sulfur cluster-binding protein, whose protein sequence is MANIKFVKESSEIVAADGANLRQKMLENRIDLYTLFGKAMNCGGYGQCGTCVVEIAEGMENLSPRTEVENRKLKKKPANYRLACQTLVNGPVSVITKP, encoded by the coding sequence ATGGCCAACATCAAATTTGTGAAAGAAAGTTCTGAAATAGTGGCGGCAGATGGTGCAAATTTAAGACAGAAAATGCTGGAAAATCGCATCGATCTGTACACGCTTTTTGGTAAAGCGATGAACTGTGGCGGCTACGGTCAATGCGGTACTTGTGTTGTAGAAATTGCGGAAGGAATGGAAAATCTTTCCCCTCGGACTGAAGTAGAAAACCGGAAACTCAAGAAAAAGCCAGCTAACTATCGTCTTGCCTGTCAAACTCTGGTAAATGGGCCAGTGAGCGTCATTACAAAGCCTTAG
- the psbM gene encoding photosystem II reaction center protein PsbM — MQVNDLGFLASILFVLVPSVFLLILYIQTATREGGKKAD, encoded by the coding sequence ATGCAAGTTAATGATTTAGGTTTTCTGGCCAGCATCTTATTCGTGCTGGTTCCCAGTGTGTTTTTATTAATTTTGTACATTCAAACAGCTACCCGCGAAGGCGGTAAGAAAGCTGATTAG
- a CDS encoding universal stress protein produces the protein MIEKILLANSGTGHTEEMLKALMEIPSIKPASVTILHVVPPQITSDAMTDKWEEGGKLLATAIQSLQLDPNHVNAMLRQGDPKTIVCEVADEMDADLIIMGSRGLKRLESILENSVSQYVFQLSARPMLLVKDDIYVKKISKVMVAMDTSQAAKETLKLALAIVRDIKGGQLVLAHVNPKEQSATPEADPVLAAAAAEAKKMGVSYKCVTSSGKAGEEICRIADESNADLLMLGSPDRRPSIAKGLPDLDRLLGTSLSDYVRVYANCPVLLARTVG, from the coding sequence ATGATCGAAAAAATATTGCTGGCTAACTCTGGAACAGGCCATACTGAAGAAATGCTCAAAGCTTTGATGGAAATTCCCTCTATCAAACCAGCTTCCGTAACCATTCTGCACGTCGTACCTCCCCAAATCACCTCCGACGCAATGACTGACAAATGGGAAGAAGGCGGAAAATTGTTGGCCACAGCGATCCAGTCTTTACAATTAGATCCCAATCACGTTAACGCCATGTTGCGACAAGGCGATCCCAAAACGATCGTTTGCGAAGTCGCCGATGAAATGGATGCGGATTTAATCATCATGGGCTCTCGCGGACTCAAGCGCCTGGAATCCATTTTAGAGAACTCCGTCAGCCAATATGTTTTTCAGCTGTCCGCTCGTCCCATGTTGTTGGTAAAAGACGATATCTACGTCAAAAAAATCAGCAAAGTCATGGTGGCGATGGATACTTCGCAAGCCGCCAAAGAAACTTTAAAATTAGCATTGGCGATCGTCAGAGATATTAAAGGCGGTCAACTCGTCCTCGCTCACGTCAATCCCAAAGAGCAAAGCGCCACCCCAGAAGCCGATCCGGTTTTAGCCGCTGCCGCCGCCGAAGCGAAAAAAATGGGCGTTTCCTACAAGTGCGTCACCAGCAGTGGAAAAGCTGGCGAAGAGATTTGTCGAATTGCCGATGAATCGAATGCAGACTTATTAATGTTAGGTTCTCCAGACCGTCGTCCCTCCATTGCTAAGGGACTACCAGATTTAGACCGACTCTTAGGGACTTCTTTATCAGACTACGTAAGAGTTTATGCTAACTGTCCGGTATTGTTAGCCCGCACCGTTGGTTAA
- a CDS encoding adenylate/guanylate cyclase domain-containing protein: MDWQPIANKKGKSKQSNADRGKALAFTLMPFSKLFTKNKPLAVKFEKLNLLSNGFLWWKKARGMVAHFPNSKGLISCTISTLTITGSLLGVRYLGVIESWELTAYDQMVRFVQNKRLDSRMLVVAITEADIRSQRWPISDRTVTQILQNLQKHDPAVIGLDIYRDVPQEPGYSLLINLLKSSPNIITITDDAGGIPAPPDLPKEQIGFNDLLIDSDGVIRRNLLYIPTERGTLSSFSLRLAQTYLKKSGITPQSSRTEPPYLQLGKAIFVRLQSDSGGYQKIDARGYQVMLNYRSGRSIARKVTLQQVLSGQVDPDWIKGKIVIIGSTAPSLNDLFLTPYSPTQQENYKMPGVLIHAQMVSQILSAALGETPLFWFWPEWLEVLWILGWGIVGAILAASFRHPLTLVILCSGMMGAIAFSSFYLFTQQAWIPVVSPALSGLLVATSVVVTRAYASHQQEQMVMNLLGKNTSPEIAAAFWQNRDRLLKEGKLPGQTLTATLLFTDIKDFSTIAEQMTPQILLEWLNEYFSAIAQEVQAHHGIINKFTGDGIMAVFGVPVARTTPEEIAQDAYAAIASALAMGERLQELNLQLIKRGLPAIQMRVGIFTGPVVAGSLGGKDRLEYGVIGDSVNIASRLESCAKDRQPSNCRILIAQETLVHVLGKFKVESWGPIALKGRRQSVEIYRVISQEKDEV; the protein is encoded by the coding sequence ATGGACTGGCAACCGATCGCTAATAAAAAAGGTAAAAGTAAACAGTCAAACGCCGATCGAGGGAAGGCTTTAGCTTTTACTTTAATGCCTTTTTCTAAATTATTTACTAAAAATAAACCATTGGCAGTTAAATTTGAAAAACTTAACTTACTAAGCAACGGGTTTCTCTGGTGGAAAAAAGCTAGGGGTATGGTGGCGCATTTTCCAAATAGTAAAGGATTAATTAGTTGTACCATTTCTACTTTAACGATTACCGGATCTTTACTAGGAGTGCGCTATCTCGGTGTAATCGAAAGTTGGGAACTGACAGCTTACGACCAAATGGTGCGCTTCGTTCAAAATAAACGACTGGATTCTCGGATGTTAGTAGTTGCCATTACCGAAGCAGATATTCGCTCTCAAAGATGGCCGATTTCCGATCGCACTGTTACCCAAATATTGCAAAATTTACAAAAGCACGATCCGGCAGTGATTGGTTTGGATATTTATCGAGACGTTCCTCAAGAACCAGGTTATTCTTTATTAATCAATTTACTTAAATCTTCACCAAATATTATTACAATTACCGATGATGCGGGTGGCATCCCCGCACCTCCAGATTTACCAAAAGAACAAATCGGATTTAACGATTTATTAATCGATTCAGATGGCGTCATCCGCCGCAATTTGCTATATATACCAACTGAACGAGGCACCCTTAGTTCGTTTTCTCTTCGCCTAGCCCAAACTTATCTGAAAAAATCCGGTATTACTCCTCAAAGTAGCCGCACCGAACCACCTTATCTCCAATTAGGTAAAGCCATTTTCGTGCGTTTGCAATCTGATTCTGGCGGTTATCAAAAAATTGATGCCAGGGGATATCAAGTAATGCTAAATTACCGATCCGGAAGATCGATCGCGCGAAAAGTTACCCTTCAACAAGTGCTTTCCGGACAAGTCGATCCCGATTGGATAAAAGGCAAAATCGTAATTATTGGCAGTACCGCCCCCAGTCTAAACGATTTGTTTTTAACTCCCTACAGTCCCACCCAGCAAGAAAATTACAAAATGCCCGGAGTACTAATTCATGCTCAAATGGTCAGCCAAATTTTGAGTGCAGCTTTGGGGGAAACACCTTTATTTTGGTTTTGGCCAGAATGGTTAGAAGTACTGTGGATTTTAGGTTGGGGAATCGTCGGTGCGATTTTAGCTGCTAGTTTTCGTCATCCCCTGACACTGGTGATCTTGTGTAGTGGGATGATGGGAGCGATCGCGTTTAGCAGCTTTTATCTGTTTACTCAGCAAGCATGGATACCCGTAGTATCTCCTGCCTTAAGCGGATTGCTAGTGGCTACATCTGTAGTAGTAACTCGGGCTTATGCTTCCCACCAACAAGAACAAATGGTGATGAACTTGTTGGGAAAAAATACCTCGCCAGAGATTGCGGCGGCTTTTTGGCAAAATCGCGATCGCTTACTCAAAGAAGGCAAGCTACCCGGACAAACCCTCACCGCTACCTTATTATTCACCGATATCAAAGATTTCAGCACGATCGCCGAACAAATGACCCCCCAAATACTGCTGGAATGGCTCAACGAATATTTCAGCGCGATCGCACAAGAAGTACAAGCCCATCACGGCATCATCAATAAGTTTACAGGGGATGGCATCATGGCCGTCTTTGGCGTCCCAGTCGCCCGCACCACACCAGAAGAAATCGCCCAAGACGCCTACGCAGCAATCGCCAGCGCTTTAGCAATGGGAGAACGCTTGCAAGAATTAAATTTGCAATTGATAAAACGAGGTTTACCCGCCATCCAAATGCGAGTAGGCATTTTTACAGGCCCAGTAGTCGCCGGCAGCCTGGGCGGAAAAGACCGCTTAGAATACGGTGTGATCGGCGACAGCGTAAACATCGCCTCCCGTCTGGAAAGTTGTGCCAAAGACCGCCAACCCAGTAATTGTCGCATCTTAATTGCTCAAGAAACCTTAGTTCACGTTCTCGGCAAATTTAAAGTAGAATCTTGGGGGCCGATCGCATTAAAAGGTAGACGGCAAAGCGTAGAGATTTATCGTGTCATTAGTCAGGAAAAGGATGAAGTCTGA